The Candidatus Hydrogenedentota bacterium DNA segment GCCGCCATAACCGCCCATGCCGCCCATCATGCCGCCACCCATCATGCCGCCACCCATGCCGCCGGGATTGCGCAGCACGATCTTGAACAGGGTTTCGGCGCCCGCGTTGCGCAATTCGTAATATTTCGTTTCAAGCGCCTCGAACGATTCCTCGCGGATGTTTTGCGGGGTGCTGATCCAGATAAAGCCCGGCTGTACCGCAAAATCGAGATTGAGCGGGCGCAACAGCGCCTTCAAGGCTTCCCGCAACGATACATCCTTCAAATTGATATAGGGCACGATGCCATCGGTCACATAGCGGCCCGCCGCCGCCGTGGCCTGTTGTTGCGCCTGGGGTTGCTGGGGCGCGGCCGCCGGCGGTCGTTGTGGCGCGCCGGGAGCCCCGGGAGCGCCGGGTCCACCGGGCCGGGCGCCGGCAGCACCGGGATACGGTCCGGGAGTGGGGGCGGGCGCCGCTTGGACAGGGGCGGCCGCCACGGGCTTCGGGGGACGCCGCACCACCCGGTCATCCACCACGATATTGATGTCGTAACTGTCGCTGATAAATTCAACGATTTCGTTGATGTGAATATTTTCAAACTCAACGCTGACCGGCGAATCGAGGGTTTTTTCAATGGGGCTCTGCTTCTGTGGCTCTACGTATTCTTCCTCGACCGTGGGCACCATGACGCGGTACGGTTTGATGCCGGTGGCATCCGCCCCTTCCGGCAACCGCTTGGAATCCTCGATAAAGCGTTCGATGGACGCGCGATCCTCCGCTATGCCTTCGCCGGCCTTGGAGATGGCTTCCTTGCTGGCGCCGAGGGTCGCCTTGTGCAAGCCTTCCTGCGCGCGCGCATTTTCGGGCGCGATAATCAGCGCTTCCTCAAAATACTTGACGGCCTTTGCGTAGCGCTCGTGATCCATGTAGCGCTCGCCCATCTTGATGAGTTCCGTCACGCGCTGTTTCTTGATTTCCTGCGCGGACAAATGCGCGGTTTCCGATTCGGGCGTCATCGAGCTGGGATCAATGGTGTCAAACGACGGCGTCTCGGCCGGGCTGGCCCCGGTGGACGTCAAGACCAATTTGGCCTCGCATTTCTGGCGGAACGTCTTGGCGTCTTCAAGGGATGGATTGAGCGCCAAGGCACGATTAAATTCGCTCAGGGCCTCCAAAAAAAGGTTGCCGTTGTAGAGGTCAACGCCTTTTCGGAAATGCAGTTCCGCCTCGGAAACGGTCCCTTCCGAAACGGCGGAAGGAGCAGCCGCGTCCACCACCGGCGGCGATGCCGCGGCGGAACCGGGCGCCGAGGCTTCCGATTGCTGCGCCTGTGCTACAGCGGGCACAAACGCCATCCAAACGGCGGCCGCCATTGACAAAGCGCAGCCTGTTATCAGGTTTTGCGACAACTTGGTACTCATTACGCTGCCTTCCTCCCGCTGTTGGGGTCACTATAACGGATTTGGCATCAAATAAGCAACTCTAACTTCCGCCTACACGAAGCGTGATATTCCTTCCGAGGCGCTCCGATCGTACCAGACAGGTGCCTTCCTCGGCATTGATTTGCAATAACTGGAAACTTTCGAAGGACGCCCCTTCGTCAAACCATTGGGTGCTTCCCGCGGTCCGGATTTGGGCGCGAACGCGGCCGCCACGGCCTTTCTGGATGCGCAGCAGCGCGATATCGGCATCCGCGGCCCCTTCCCGTTCGCGAATCTCCTGTTGCGAGGACAACGCCCAAAAAGGATTCGGGGTATACGAGGCTTCCAGCGGGACGCTCTGGCGCAACGGCGGGGGCGGCGGCACAGCCGCCTTCGGGATTTCGCCGTCATCGGCCTTGGGCAGGCGGTAATTGGTGGACGGCAGCGACTGCTCGGGAGTCAGCACGGCATACACGCGCCAGCCGAAAACGAGCACCATTACGGCCAGCACCATCCGCTCCTTGTTCGCCCAAAGGACCACGCCTATGTTCTTCAGTTTCTCCACGTAACCTTTCCGTTCCTCGTTCCCGATTTCTCCAATTTCCTAAAACGGCCAGAGGTAATGATTGCGCAGCCACCGTATCACACGGGTGGACATGGGCTCTTTCTGGGCCGCGCCGCCACGGATGTTTTGTTGCGCGAGGGCGTCGCGCGCGGGCATGCCGGGCCGCGCGGCGGGACCAACCACGCCCACGGAGTCCAGTCCGCCCGATACCGCCGCCGCCGCGGGATTGAACGCAGCCACCGTCAACAACATTTGCACTTCCACCGGCGGCTCGACCGGCCAGCGCATGTAACGGTTCTGGATGCTGATCGCTTCAATATTAAAATACCGATCCTTCATGCGTAGCGCATCTATAAAAATTACCAGATCCTTGAGGTTCATCACATAGGAAAGGCCGACGGTCCGAAGGTTCAACAGTTTTTCCAAGCCCTGCCGCCCCGGATGGATTTCGACTTTGTTGACGATGACGGCCTTGGCGTCAATGAGCATGCGCACGACCATGGACCCGAAACGGATGATGCGCAGATTCCGTTCGACGTCGGCCTTGGTGATGCTTTTACCCGCGAAATCTTCCGGTTTCTGCGCGCCGAAGGAAATATCGTCCGGTATCGGACAGGGAGGCGATTTGGACTGGGCATACTGGCGCAGTGCGTTCAGGGCCTTTCCATATTGTTCCTCGTAATAGAACCGCAACATTTTGCCTTCCGGAATCGGGTCTATTTCCATCCAGTCGCCCACGTTGAAGAAGGCCGCCCGGCGCATCACCTCATCGGCCATGGGCTGAATATCGCCCTTGACCGCCTCGATCAACACCTTGGGTTGGTACCCCGAAAACGTGTCTTCAAGATGCTTGAGGGTCTTTTCGAGGGTTTCGAGCTGTCCAAGGTACTCTTCATAGATCGCCAGTTGCTTTTTGTAATAGAACTGGTAGCCGCCACCCACACAGGCCAGCAACAGGACAAACACCGCGATGCCGATGATATGTTCGCGGCGCAGATTCATGATGTGCCTCGCAGGGTGCTCATCGCCTTGGCCTCGGTTGCGGTTGCTGCGGTTGCGGGGGTTGCTGCGGCGGCGTGAAAATAAAATCCACGCGGAAAAAATACACGGTTTCGACGGATCCGCCGGCGGCGGGGCCGGGCTGGCTCCGCTGGCCGCCGATGGACGCCTGGCCCACGCGGGCATCTTCCATTTCGGTAATGGGCACTTTTTCGACTTGGGCCTCGCTGAAAAACAGTCCGCCCTGGGCGGCGCGAGTCTCACGCAGTTGACTGATGAACTGGGTCAGCGAGTCGGGATCGCTCGCATATCCCAGCACCTTCATGCCGTTCTGTTTGGGAACGATTGCCCCGCCCTTGGCGGCGTCAATTCCAGGGAACCCCGTGCTGGCCACCGTGCCCTTCACCGGATCCGCCGCGCCCGGATTGACGACGGAAGACTCCACCGAACTGAACCAGATTTTACCCCCGGGCGGCCGGGCATTGTTCAACATGCGCAGAAGATGGATCCACCAGTTGCATGTCGTATACGCGGTGGAAAGAAGGTTGAGTTGTTTTTGACGGGCGGCAATTTCCTTGCGCGCGGCCTGCAACTGGCTTTCATAGACCGACTTTTTGGTCGGATTCGCGGCTAGTTCAGGATCGTAGGCTTGCACGTATTTCTTGACGGTTTGGATCCGTTCCAGAACCACCTTTTGCTTGGCGGTCAAACCGGGCACGGTTGACGCCCCGATCAGTCCCAATGTTATGAAAGACAACACCCAGTAAAACAATTGTTCCTTGCGGCGCGCGGACTCAAGCAACGCGGGCGGAACCAGATTGACGGCAATCGGAACCGGCTGAAGGGTGCGCAGGGCGAGTCCGAGGGCCACGGCGGCCTGTTCGGGATGTTCATTGATCTCCTGCGCGCCCGGGGCGATCGCCAAACCGGCAAGCGGACGCGCAATGCGTACTTCCACGCCGAATTGTTCCTGGAAATACGGCACGATGTTGCGCAGACAGGCCCCCCCGCCCGTAATGACAATCCGATCGATGGTCCCGCCGCCCGGCAACGATCTGAAATAGGAGAATGACCGGTTTATTTCGGTGATCAGACGGGTCAGAACCTTGGCGATAATTTCGCCCAACTGCCCATCGCGTTGGGGATCGCCCGTGGGCGCCGAACCCCGGTCGCGTTTCAGTTTCTCCGCATCCAGAAAATTCAGGCCCATCGCGTCGCGTATGGCCGAGGTGATGTCGTTGCCGCCGATCATCAAGGGCCGCGTAAAACGGAACTGGCCGCCACGCTCGATGACGATATCGGTGGCGGACGCGCCCATGTCGAGCAGGGCCACGCATTCGCCCTTGTCGCCGAATTCCCCGGTATGCTTGAGCCAGTTGTAGGTCGCAAACGGGCAGATGTCCACAACGTCCACCGCGCATTTGGTTTCGCGCAGCAGGGCCAGGTGCTTGTCCACCACGTCCACCTTGATGGCCGCCATCATAACGTCGTAACCGCCCGCTTCCGTCTTGCTCAATTTCTGGTAATCGAGCGCGATTTGATCGAGCGCGAACGGGATTTGTTGCTGGATTTCGTACCGGACGATTTGGGTGATCTTGCTTTCCTGCACCGGGGGCAAGGTGCGCGTGCGGGTAAAGACCGAACGTCCCGGCACGGCAACCACCGTCTTTCGAGTCCGGATTTTCTTTTCCTTGAGGAGTTTCTTGAGTTCCTCGTTCATGTGGCGGCGTTTGGATTCTTCATCCAAAAGCGGATCCAGCAGCACCTCCCGCTGAAAGTAACGGGTGAGTTGAAAACCGGTCTTGGTTTGCGTGAGTTCGCAAACCCGAATAGCATGGGTGCCCACGTCCAGCACCAAGCGCTTCGCGCGCCCACGCCCAATCTTCATCATCAATCGCCCGTCCACCCAGTTGCACTACACTGCCAAGACGAACCCGCCGTTTGGTCACACGTTTTCAGTTCCCCGCGCCGCGTATTGTTTATAGGGTGAATTCTGAAATCACCACTTGTGCCGGGAACTTCATAACCTATTGAAACTTATTGTAGTACAGAATTTATGCCGTGTCAAGATAAAATGTTGTTTGCCAAGAGTTTTCCGGCGGGCCTCTCCGGCGCGTCATTCGACATCTTTGGCGCATCGGAAACCGTAATCCGGCTGACGAGATTCCATGTGATCGTAATGTCTTCGGGCGCAACGCACCCCGAATCGGTCACTTTTATAGGAACCGCCCCGCAGCACGCGGAACTGCTGGCCATAATCCTTGGTCACGTCCGGATTGCCGGGATACGCCTGATACCAACTGGCGGTCCATTCATAGGCGTTGCCGGCCATGTCGTAACATTTGAACGGCGAAACACCCATGCGGCAACGCCCCACCCGGATTGTGCCCTCCGAGCCGGAATTGCAGTTTTCCGGCACGAATTCCATGCCCCAGGGATATTCGCGGCCATCCGTGCCCCGGGCCGCCTTCTCCCATTCCTCTTCGGTCGGCAGGCGCTTGCCCACGGCCTTCGCATAGGCAGACGCTTGGACAAACGAGACACCGGTCACCGGCTTGTCCTTGGCGTCGTCCGGAAAAACGTGATCGGGAAAAACCAATTTGAACTCCGCATTGGTAACCTCGTATTGGTCCATGTAGAAGGCCGGCAACTCCAAGGTGCGCTGGGGCTTTTCATCGGGCGAGGCGCCATTGAGGCCCATAATGAAAGGTCCGGCGGGAATCAGGACCATCCCTTCGGGCGCCTTGCCTTCTGTCAGCACCAATTCCAGCGTTTTCGATTCGTTGGGGCCCAAAACGACCGGTTGTTCCAACTTGTCGTAGCCTTTCGCGTACAACGTCAGAATATAGTCGCCGGGGGATACCTCGAATTTGGCGGGCGATAGTTGCGGGAGCAATTCACCGTTGAGCCACAGTTTGGCGCCGGAAGGACGGGACACGACGGCCAGTTGGGCGTTCTTGGGGGCCAAAACATGAGCAAACTGGTAGCGGTAATCCTCCTTGATTTCGATTTCGCCCGTCGCCGTCCGATAGTTGTCCAGCCGCACCTCATAAGTGTGTTTTCCGATGGGAACTTCCTTGCTTGTCAACGGCGTATTGCCCAGATGCTCGCGCCCGTCCAGGAAAACCTGCGCGCCCGCCGGCGTGCTCTCGATGGTCAGGTATCCCCGCAGCGGGCGCATGTCAATGACGATGCGTTCCTCGCCCTGATCAGGAAAGACGATCGTCTTCGAGGTCCGCTCGAAATTTTCCCGCGTGAGGACGGCCACGGTCTCGCCCGGCGGCGGGTTCACCAGCGTCACGGGCGTTTTACCGCGGGGCATGTCGCCAATCGTCACGTCGGCTTCCTGTTCCGGCGAACTGGCGATGACAACCCGTGTTTCCCTCGGCGGCGGCGCGGAAAAACATCCACCCGCGATACACACCGCCGCCAGTAACCCTGCCAACCATGACCATTTTTTACCCGGGACGATCATGATCTCCTCTGTGCCGGCGGATTCCGCTTTATTCCGCCGTGTTCCGCGATTGTATAACTTTCGCCTGCGCCGGAAGAGACAGGAACGCCACACCGCGAATCCGGTTCCGACACTCCTCCAACGGTTCCTGCCGGTCGTCGCGGTCCGCGCCGCCGTAGCCGGAGGAATGCAATTATCATAGCGCAAACGTCACGCTATTCGCGCTCGAAGAGCTTGACGGGCTGCTGGCCCGCGGGAATTTCAAGATATTGCTCGACGCTGCGCGGAACGACCTTGAACTTGTAGGTCGCGGGACTGGCGTCGCTGATAAATTTCCCTAGGTACTTGTATTTAGTCGTCGCGCGGAATACATAGTCCACGGCCGTGCCGTCGGGCGGCGTAACGCCGGGCGTGTGGGGATGGCCGAGGCATCCGTTGGCCAATGCGCCCGCGGGAATGCCATCCAAGGCCGGCACGACAATCCGGCGCACGGGATCCGGCATGGGAGCGCCGTCCGCGCCGGGGCGTCCCCACAATTCGCCCGTGTACACGCTCTTCCCGTCCTCGATGAGTTCGACCTCGACAAAGGACTCGGCCAACGCGCTCGCTTCCGGCACGACGAGGGTAATCGTGAATATCGCCTGCAAATCCTGAGGCTTTCCGTAATCGGGGGCCTGCATGATCGTGACCGCGCCCAAATCAACCCCCGCCCGCCGGAAACTCGCCGTCAGGCGCGTGTCCACGACTTTGGCCTTGTCCGGAATGGTAAAGCGGCGCCAATTGATCCCGCCGTCGCCCGTCATGAGATCCTCGATGGTATCGCCCGTGCCCAACGGGGGCAGCGTGTCCGGCCAGCGCGAGACATTGCCGGCCTCGTCGCAGGCGGCCACGACCAGCAGGAGCGATTGGCCGTACAGCGTGGTGATGTCCGGCGCGGAACGGCTTTCGACGGCAAGCTGGAGCGCCTCGAACATGACCGGCGTGACCGCCATGTTTTGATCCGACCACGGTTTCCAAGTATCCAACGGCTCGTACACGTTGCGGCTCGGGTCCATGTTTTTGGCCCAGATCCGGTACGCATACAGAGGTTTCGGACCCGAATCGAACGCGATGTCCACGCTCTCCCGCTTGAGGCCCCATTCGCACATCGGAAACGCGCCGGGCACCGTGCGGACATTCAGGTTCGCGTCCAACACGGTCGGGGCGAGCCACCAGATTTCGAGTGGCAGGATGGAATCGCCGGTTGACGTCAACGGCGGCTCGGCCACATTGCCGGCCCGGTCGCGCGCCGCAAAGCGGACCGTCGCGCGAAAAGCCTCCGCTATGGGTGTCCGCAAGGGAATTTTCCACGTCGCCGTGATATTGTCCGTGCTGCCGGCCACGTCAAGTTGCGACGTGTTCGTAACGGACGCCAGCGGGAACGCCGACACGGACGTGTCGCTCAGCCACACGGGGCGCGTGACACCGCCCGTGTTCCACGCGGCGAGGTCCGGGGGCGCCAATTCGATCGCGCTCGCGCCGCCCTCGAAAGTCGTGCGGAATCCCGACACCGCAACAGTCCTGTTGGACGGCGGATCGTCGCGGAAAACGGCCTTGAGTTCCAAATCCCACACGCTCGGCGGGGGGGTATCGTACCCGTTCACCGGCGAACCGATATTGAAAAACGCCAGGCAGCGGTCCGCGCTCGACGCGAACGTAAAACCGTGGGCTCCCTGCGAACCGCCCTGTGGATAGCTGGACGGCGCATTGTCGTAGGGGTGCGTAAGCGATCCGAACGGTACGCTCGCCGCCGTGGACGGATTGCCCGACAGGCTCGCGGAAACCACGACCGGCGCGATATATCCCGGCCCCGGCTGCACGATCACCGGCGGAATCGTGTCAATGATGAAACGCCGTCCCCTCTGGGCCTGGGCGGTAATCAGGTCGTCATAGGGTCCGCCATCACCCAAAACGATATTTCCATATCTAAGTCGAACGGATGCCTCGCCGTCCGTCGCGCCGCCGGAAGCGGGCGGGCTGGCCCGGTAGGTGTACCGGCCGCCGCCGGCATCGGTCGCCGAACCGAGATCCACCTGCGTCCCATCGGCAGCAATGTAATAGGCCTCGTCCGGCATGCCCGCTTCCGTCATCCACACGTCCACCGTAAAGGAATGCGCGCCCACCATTTGCGGCGGCCCGGGATCGGCCTGGACGTCCAAAACGCGGCACGCAAACCATATACCCGTAAACGGGCCCGTTCCGCCATCCGACGGGATTTCGTCCGCGCCGATGTCGGGAATGTTGCATTCATTGTCCGGGCGGACGTTCACATACTGGAAATCGCGGGGGGGCGTCACGCACGGACAGGGGGCGGTTCCGCTGTGGTTCTTGACGTCAATGCAGACGGGATCGGTGCATTGCGTGAGTTCACGCGCCAGCAGGCGGCCAATCCACGGCGACGACATGTCGAACCTCGGATCCACGTGGATGTCCTTGCACAGAATCGGATCGGTGCTGACGTTCAGGTTGTAATCATAGGCGTTCGTGTAAATGTAGCCCTGCAGTGGACACGGCGTGCCCGTCGGCGGCGTCCACAGCGCGGGGGCGTTCGCGTACACATCGTTGCTGAGCGAGGTCAGCGATTGGGGCGCCGCCGCATTGAGGCCGTAGTATTGCATGGACGTCGGAATGCCGACGAACCGCAGGTTGGTGATGTTCCACCCGGAACAGGCCTTGCCGGGGAAATCCGTCCGGTACGTCCACCGCACCCGGATTTTCTTGCCGCCCGCCCACGGCAGATCGTAGGAGCGCACGGTCCATTGCTGCCGGTCCACATTGCCGTCCATGATCTCGTTGTCGCCGCGATCCCAGATGTCGAAAACCCCCTTGTCCCAGATCGGGAGCCACCGGTTGGTCCCCACCACCTGTCCCTGAATGCCTGCGTACCCTTGGGCATCCACATTCAGCCAGCGATCGAAAATCATGCTGACATTTCTGTAATTCGTGCAGTCCACGTCCACCGACAACCAGAAACGTTCGCGAAGCGCAATTCGACAGGTCAATGGTTTTACTGGCGAAACATGGCTTTGAAGAACCACCCGCCACGGCCCATCCGCGCTTTGGCCCGCAAGCGCGGAAAGCGGCTGCACGGGTTTGTAAACTCCGTCCCTGAGATCGCCGTTTACCAGGCTTGCCGAAGCCGGAAACGGTTCCGCGGCGCTGTCGGAAAAGGTGACGTTTTCAAGGCTCAGGCTGATGCCGGCGTTGATCTGCGCCAGCGTCACGTTCCCGGCGGGCGTTTCCAGCACAAGCGCCGTCGGCT contains these protein-coding regions:
- a CDS encoding tetratricopeptide repeat protein, whose translation is MSTKLSQNLITGCALSMAAAVWMAFVPAVAQAQQSEASAPGSAAASPPVVDAAAPSAVSEGTVSEAELHFRKGVDLYNGNLFLEALSEFNRALALNPSLEDAKTFRQKCEAKLVLTSTGASPAETPSFDTIDPSSMTPESETAHLSAQEIKKQRVTELIKMGERYMDHERYAKAVKYFEEALIIAPENARAQEGLHKATLGASKEAISKAGEGIAEDRASIERFIEDSKRLPEGADATGIKPYRVMVPTVEEEYVEPQKQSPIEKTLDSPVSVEFENIHINEIVEFISDSYDINIVVDDRVVRRPPKPVAAAPVQAAPAPTPGPYPGAAGARPGGPGAPGAPGAPQRPPAAAPQQPQAQQQATAAAGRYVTDGIVPYINLKDVSLREALKALLRPLNLDFAVQPGFIWISTPQNIREESFEALETKYYELRNAGAETLFKIVLRNPGGMGGGMMGGGMMGGMGGYGG
- a CDS encoding SUMF1/EgtB/PvdO family nonheme iron enzyme is translated as MIVPGKKWSWLAGLLAAVCIAGGCFSAPPPRETRVVIASSPEQEADVTIGDMPRGKTPVTLVNPPPGETVAVLTRENFERTSKTIVFPDQGEERIVIDMRPLRGYLTIESTPAGAQVFLDGREHLGNTPLTSKEVPIGKHTYEVRLDNYRTATGEIEIKEDYRYQFAHVLAPKNAQLAVVSRPSGAKLWLNGELLPQLSPAKFEVSPGDYILTLYAKGYDKLEQPVVLGPNESKTLELVLTEGKAPEGMVLIPAGPFIMGLNGASPDEKPQRTLELPAFYMDQYEVTNAEFKLVFPDHVFPDDAKDKPVTGVSFVQASAYAKAVGKRLPTEEEWEKAARGTDGREYPWGMEFVPENCNSGSEGTIRVGRCRMGVSPFKCYDMAGNAYEWTASWYQAYPGNPDVTKDYGQQFRVLRGGSYKSDRFGVRCARRHYDHMESRQPDYGFRCAKDVE
- the pilM gene encoding type IV pilus assembly protein PilM, coding for MMKIGRGRAKRLVLDVGTHAIRVCELTQTKTGFQLTRYFQREVLLDPLLDEESKRRHMNEELKKLLKEKKIRTRKTVVAVPGRSVFTRTRTLPPVQESKITQIVRYEIQQQIPFALDQIALDYQKLSKTEAGGYDVMMAAIKVDVVDKHLALLRETKCAVDVVDICPFATYNWLKHTGEFGDKGECVALLDMGASATDIVIERGGQFRFTRPLMIGGNDITSAIRDAMGLNFLDAEKLKRDRGSAPTGDPQRDGQLGEIIAKVLTRLITEINRSFSYFRSLPGGGTIDRIVITGGGACLRNIVPYFQEQFGVEVRIARPLAGLAIAPGAQEINEHPEQAAVALGLALRTLQPVPIAVNLVPPALLESARRKEQLFYWVLSFITLGLIGASTVPGLTAKQKVVLERIQTVKKYVQAYDPELAANPTKKSVYESQLQAARKEIAARQKQLNLLSTAYTTCNWWIHLLRMLNNARPPGGKIWFSSVESSVVNPGAADPVKGTVASTGFPGIDAAKGGAIVPKQNGMKVLGYASDPDSLTQFISQLRETRAAQGGLFFSEAQVEKVPITEMEDARVGQASIGGQRSQPGPAAGGSVETVYFFRVDFIFTPPQQPPQPQQPQPRPRR
- a CDS encoding right-handed parallel beta-helix repeat-containing protein → MKQTRRFMGWCALSCALMGTVWGAYGDPADPGNWVLGNTVVVCGADNPLYDALNAEVSAPDKFPRFDTVTQAIAYAQSQNGAIQYIVVASSTAGTSSVVSEIRDNITYPQNETFSIVGYPPSNPETIVIKAADPSRPVLDLGSAPAGVFIEGLTFTGGSVGIRTGNRCAATINRCYIRDNNAVVQGGVIVDRTGVGILCEGGSVGAPIIQNCSIVHNECDGIRVESQNVCVAFCTIFENGRNGVSTVGGGKASVTSSIVMRNAIGDTVVEPITNFICKWPPADPMLKFTWSEAPGSQWNIGPPSGGGGQQDPNGFGNPDPRVTMERPEVFGVNLAGNYTASPDADADIVRVLNNNDSISEDVLIHDVKVTILGVAIDASSLEPTALVLETPAGNVTLAQINAGISLSLENVTFSDSAAEPFPASASLVNGDLRDGVYKPVQPLSALAGQSADGPWRVVLQSHVSPVKPLTCRIALRERFWLSVDVDCTNYRNVSMIFDRWLNVDAQGYAGIQGQVVGTNRWLPIWDKGVFDIWDRGDNEIMDGNVDRQQWTVRSYDLPWAGGKKIRVRWTYRTDFPGKACSGWNITNLRFVGIPTSMQYYGLNAAAPQSLTSLSNDVYANAPALWTPPTGTPCPLQGYIYTNAYDYNLNVSTDPILCKDIHVDPRFDMSSPWIGRLLARELTQCTDPVCIDVKNHSGTAPCPCVTPPRDFQYVNVRPDNECNIPDIGADEIPSDGGTGPFTGIWFACRVLDVQADPGPPQMVGAHSFTVDVWMTEAGMPDEAYYIAADGTQVDLGSATDAGGGRYTYRASPPASGGATDGEASVRLRYGNIVLGDGGPYDDLITAQAQRGRRFIIDTIPPVIVQPGPGYIAPVVVSASLSGNPSTAASVPFGSLTHPYDNAPSSYPQGGSQGAHGFTFASSADRCLAFFNIGSPVNGYDTPPPSVWDLELKAVFRDDPPSNRTVAVSGFRTTFEGGASAIELAPPDLAAWNTGGVTRPVWLSDTSVSAFPLASVTNTSQLDVAGSTDNITATWKIPLRTPIAEAFRATVRFAARDRAGNVAEPPLTSTGDSILPLEIWWLAPTVLDANLNVRTVPGAFPMCEWGLKRESVDIAFDSGPKPLYAYRIWAKNMDPSRNVYEPLDTWKPWSDQNMAVTPVMFEALQLAVESRSAPDITTLYGQSLLLVVAACDEAGNVSRWPDTLPPLGTGDTIEDLMTGDGGINWRRFTIPDKAKVVDTRLTASFRRAGVDLGAVTIMQAPDYGKPQDLQAIFTITLVVPEASALAESFVEVELIEDGKSVYTGELWGRPGADGAPMPDPVRRIVVPALDGIPAGALANGCLGHPHTPGVTPPDGTAVDYVFRATTKYKYLGKFISDASPATYKFKVVPRSVEQYLEIPAGQQPVKLFERE